One genomic segment of Entelurus aequoreus isolate RoL-2023_Sb linkage group LG25, RoL_Eaeq_v1.1, whole genome shotgun sequence includes these proteins:
- the tmem205 gene encoding transmembrane protein 205 → MATEGDPSDLVKVFHLLVLSLTWGMQIWVSFIAGFALVWQVTRHTFGLVQSKLIPVYFHCLLGSHIISLAIYAMYHPRELLDTHETVQMALYFVALITAGVNARWFGPAASEVMLQMWEVEKEHGLGNQVGMGSQKEGYAKLKEQDPKYRACRKKFGRYHGLSSLCNLIGVLCITTNLIYTALNLTTI, encoded by the exons atggcaacagagGGGGACCCCTCAGACTTGGTGAAAGTTTTCCACCTCCTGGTGCTCTCTCTCACCTGGGGCATGCAGATCTGGGTCTCCTTCATTGCAG GTTTTGCGTTGGTGTGGCAGGTGACTCGGCACACCTTTGGTCTGGTGCAGAGTAAACTAATCCCGGTCTATTTCCATTGCCTGCTGGGAAGCCACATTATCAGTCTGGCTATTTATGCCATGTATCATCCAAGAGAGCTGTTGGACACACATGAAACCGTACAG ATGGCTCTATATTTTGTGGCCCTGATCACGGCGGGTGTCAACGCCCGGTGGTTTGGCCCGGCAGCCTCTGAAGTCATGTTGCAGATGTGGGAAGTGGAGAAGGAGCACGGCCTTGGTAACCAGGTGGGCATGGGCAGCCAGAAGGAAGGTTACGCCAAGCTGAAAGAGCAGGACCCCAAGTACAGAGCCTGCAGGAAAAAATTTGGCCGCTACCACGGCTTGTCCAGCCTCTGCAACCTGATCGGAGTCTTGTGCATCACAACTAATCTGATCTATACGGCTTTGAATCTAACCACCATTTAG